Proteins co-encoded in one Actinomadura luteofluorescens genomic window:
- a CDS encoding NADH-quinone oxidoreductase subunit N: protein MNENPADLAPELCVLAAAVAGLVAGMFLPRARQWPAPAACSAGLVAGLAFAGAAAARPGLTAFDAFSVDAITHVTRITVLGSTLAVVLLAAGPVRGHPRESEHHVLILLSALGTIMLGASSDLLVLVAAYLLASVPAYALAGFGKDAPGTEAALKYYLMGALLGVFMLGGVTLLSGVGRGTAYPVLRTGLAGAPPAAVAAGLVALLAGLLFKAGAVPGHYWVPDVTEGAPPAVAAYVTTVPKIGAFAALYRFGAEISPDGWPVLLAVIAAATMTLGNLAAFGQDNVRRLLAYSTVSQAGYLLVPVAMAGRSDLARPALLYFVAAYAVTNLGAFAVVVAAGRDDLAGYAGLLRASPLLGLSLVVCLLGFVGTPPTAVFVGKVLMFGAALDGDHAWLAAVAAVNTVASVFYYLRWIVPLFRRPSGPPPPARGATAIAAAAALLSLALGIAGGAALAA from the coding sequence ATGAACGAGAACCCCGCCGACCTCGCCCCCGAACTGTGCGTGCTGGCCGCCGCCGTGGCCGGGCTGGTGGCGGGGATGTTCCTGCCACGCGCGAGGCAGTGGCCGGCCCCGGCGGCCTGCTCGGCCGGGCTCGTCGCGGGCCTGGCCTTCGCGGGGGCCGCGGCGGCCCGCCCCGGCCTGACGGCGTTCGACGCCTTCTCCGTCGACGCGATCACGCACGTCACCCGGATCACCGTGCTCGGCTCGACGCTCGCCGTCGTCCTCCTGGCGGCCGGGCCGGTCCGGGGCCATCCGAGGGAGAGCGAGCACCACGTCCTGATCCTGCTGTCCGCGCTCGGGACGATCATGCTCGGCGCCTCGTCCGACCTGCTGGTCCTCGTCGCCGCGTACCTGCTGGCGAGCGTCCCCGCCTACGCCCTCGCCGGGTTCGGCAAGGACGCGCCCGGGACCGAGGCCGCGCTGAAGTACTACCTGATGGGCGCGCTGCTGGGCGTGTTCATGCTCGGCGGCGTGACGCTGCTGTCCGGCGTGGGGCGCGGCACCGCCTACCCGGTGCTGCGGACCGGGCTCGCCGGCGCGCCCCCGGCGGCCGTCGCGGCGGGCCTCGTCGCGCTCCTGGCCGGGCTGCTGTTCAAGGCGGGCGCCGTCCCGGGCCACTACTGGGTGCCGGACGTGACCGAGGGAGCCCCGCCCGCCGTCGCCGCGTACGTCACCACCGTCCCCAAGATCGGCGCGTTCGCGGCCCTCTACCGCTTCGGCGCGGAGATCTCCCCGGACGGCTGGCCCGTCCTGCTCGCCGTGATCGCGGCGGCCACGATGACGCTCGGCAACCTCGCCGCGTTCGGGCAGGACAACGTCCGGCGCCTGCTGGCGTACTCGACCGTGAGCCAGGCGGGCTACCTGCTCGTCCCGGTCGCGATGGCGGGACGCAGCGACCTGGCCCGGCCCGCGCTGCTGTACTTCGTCGCCGCCTACGCGGTGACGAACCTCGGCGCCTTCGCGGTCGTGGTCGCCGCCGGCCGCGACGACCTGGCCGGATACGCCGGCCTGCTGCGCGCCTCCCCGCTCCTCGGCCTGTCCCTCGTCGTCTGCCTGCTCGGCTTCGTCGGGACGCCGCCGACCGCCGTGTTCGTCGGGAAGGTCCTGATGTTCGGTGCCGCGCTGGACGGCGACCACGCATGGCTCGCGGCGGTGGCCGCCGTGAACACGGTCGCCAGCGTCTTCTACTACCTGCGCTGGATCGTCCCGCTGTTCCGGCGGCCGTCCGGCCCGCCGCCCCCGGCGCGCGGCGCCACCGCGATCGCCGCCGCCGCCGCGCTGCTCTCCCTGGCCCTCGGCATAGCCGGAGGCGCCGCCCTCGCCGCCTAG
- a CDS encoding NADH-quinone oxidoreductase subunit 5 family protein yields the protein MTFLPGWPGGLAVDGLSAVLLVTLGTVLAAVLVFAAGEGYGARFFGLMLLFAAAMAVTVTATDLVLLLMGWEVMGAMSWALIGYEWWDARRVRSAGVAFLTTRAADMGLYAAAGFAVAGAHSLRLDDLAAAGAPWRDLIAAGLVVSALGKSAQLPFSFWLSRAMDGPSPVSALLHSATMVAAGAYLLIRVHPLLAATGWAATLAAWAGAVTALVLGAVALAQRDLKQLLAASTCAQIGFMVLGAGTGAPAGGTAHLVAHAAVKSLLFLCAGVWLGVLGTKRLDALQGAARRHRAVGAAFGVGALALAGVPPLSLWVTKDEILAGAGGSPALLVVGFAASVLSAAYAAKALLAAFRPMGGGGVLRVPFAQSAPLVPLAFAAAVLGVLGLPPVADAWRRLLGVPDESGPGPWTVALSGALALLTVGAVMVVRRIPEPAWALHWLWLEDAASAVVVRPAFATARALARFDDRVVDGAVKRVARGGLAVAGLAGRRVEFRVDGLVAAVGRAARALGALARRPQTGQVHLYYAQAAVVLAVLVVVAVLAG from the coding sequence ATGACGTTCCTTCCCGGGTGGCCGGGCGGCCTCGCGGTGGACGGGTTGTCCGCCGTCCTGCTCGTGACGCTCGGCACCGTCCTGGCGGCGGTCCTCGTCTTCGCGGCGGGGGAGGGGTACGGCGCTCGCTTCTTCGGCCTGATGCTCCTGTTCGCGGCGGCGATGGCCGTCACGGTGACGGCGACCGATCTGGTCCTGCTGCTGATGGGCTGGGAGGTCATGGGCGCGATGTCGTGGGCGCTCATCGGCTACGAGTGGTGGGACGCACGGCGGGTCCGGTCGGCGGGCGTCGCCTTCCTGACGACCCGGGCCGCCGACATGGGCCTCTACGCGGCGGCGGGCTTCGCGGTCGCCGGGGCCCACTCCCTCCGGCTGGACGACCTCGCCGCGGCCGGCGCGCCCTGGCGGGACCTGATCGCGGCCGGACTCGTGGTGTCGGCGCTCGGGAAGTCGGCGCAGCTCCCGTTCTCGTTCTGGCTGTCGCGCGCCATGGACGGGCCGAGCCCGGTGTCGGCGCTCCTGCATTCGGCCACGATGGTCGCCGCGGGCGCGTACCTGCTGATACGCGTGCATCCGCTGCTGGCCGCGACCGGCTGGGCCGCCACGCTCGCGGCCTGGGCCGGGGCGGTGACCGCGCTGGTCCTGGGCGCCGTCGCGCTCGCTCAGCGCGACCTCAAGCAGCTTCTCGCCGCGTCCACGTGCGCGCAGATCGGGTTCATGGTGCTCGGAGCCGGCACCGGCGCGCCTGCCGGCGGGACGGCGCACCTCGTCGCCCACGCCGCGGTGAAGAGCCTGCTGTTCCTCTGCGCGGGCGTGTGGCTGGGCGTGCTCGGGACGAAGCGGTTGGACGCGTTGCAGGGTGCGGCGCGGCGCCACCGGGCGGTCGGCGCGGCGTTCGGAGTGGGCGCGCTCGCGCTGGCCGGTGTCCCTCCGCTGTCGTTGTGGGTCACCAAGGACGAGATCCTCGCGGGTGCCGGCGGCTCGCCGGCCCTCCTCGTGGTGGGGTTCGCCGCGTCCGTCCTGTCGGCCGCCTATGCGGCGAAGGCGTTGCTCGCCGCGTTCCGTCCGATGGGCGGAGGCGGGGTGCTCCGGGTGCCGTTCGCGCAGTCGGCGCCCTTGGTCCCGCTGGCCTTCGCGGCGGCCGTGCTCGGGGTGCTCGGCCTCCCCCCGGTCGCGGACGCCTGGCGGCGGCTGCTCGGCGTGCCGGACGAGAGCGGACCCGGACCGTGGACGGTCGCGCTCTCCGGTGCCCTCGCCCTGCTCACGGTCGGCGCGGTCATGGTCGTCCGGCGGATCCCGGAGCCCGCGTGGGCGCTGCACTGGCTCTGGCTGGAGGACGCCGCTTCGGCCGTGGTCGTCCGCCCGGCGTTCGCCACCGCGCGGGCGCTGGCCCGGTTCGACGACCGGGTGGTCGACGGCGCGGTGAAGCGCGTCGCGCGCGGCGGCCTGGCGGTCGCCGGTCTGGCCGGGCGCCGCGTGGAGTTCCGGGTGGACGGCCTGGTCGCCGCGGTCGGACGCGCGGCGCGCGCGCTGGGCGCCCTGGCGCGGCGCCCGCAGACCGGACAGGTCCACCTGTACTACGCCCAGGCCGCGGTGGTGCTCGCGGTGCTCGTCGTCGTCGCGGTCCTGGCCGGGTGA
- a CDS encoding NADH-quinone oxidoreductase subunit J, whose amino-acid sequence MEAVAFWVLAVAAVGAGIAVFVVDSMARATFALLASFLCVGGELLLIDLHYLGVLIVLMMIMEMLVMAVFMVMYMMNPAGLMPMTMLHNRRGALAVSGAAFAALAAGVFTVPWPRRAGRPPRDPTVALGEAIMGPKMLVMMVIGVAILATMIATVVLAAHRGRYDGGDGTR is encoded by the coding sequence GTGGAGGCCGTCGCGTTCTGGGTGCTGGCCGTCGCCGCCGTCGGGGCAGGCATCGCCGTGTTCGTCGTGGACTCCATGGCGCGGGCGACGTTCGCGCTGCTGGCCTCGTTCCTGTGCGTCGGCGGCGAGCTGCTCCTGATCGACCTGCACTACCTCGGCGTCCTGATCGTCCTCATGATGATCATGGAGATGCTGGTGATGGCCGTCTTCATGGTCATGTACATGATGAACCCGGCCGGGCTGATGCCGATGACGATGCTGCACAACAGGCGCGGCGCCCTCGCCGTCTCCGGGGCCGCCTTCGCCGCGCTGGCCGCCGGGGTGTTCACCGTCCCGTGGCCGCGGCGCGCGGGGCGCCCGCCGCGCGACCCCACGGTGGCGCTCGGCGAGGCGATCATGGGGCCGAAGATGCTGGTCATGATGGTGATCGGCGTCGCCATCCTGGCCACCATGATCGCGACGGTGGTGCTGGCCGCGCACCGGGGCCGCTACGACGGCGGGGACGGGACGCGATGA
- a CDS encoding complex I subunit 4 family protein — protein MLNLVIFLPLAVALALPAVPRRAVPWAWIGACVLDLALVIGMWAAHGTGGGVAYETNVRWIPSVRAGYHVGVDGLSLPLLALTAVLFAACAVYSLRQTHRVRAFAILFLFLETVCLGLFAALDLLLFFVFFDLSIVGMYFVILLWGHGDRTRSALQFFLYTFLGSLVLLLGFIGLYLGADPHTFDMVELTRTPPLSGGPAGLTLLAVGIGLGIKTPVVPFHTWLPPAHTDAPAAGSAILAGVMLKMGTYGLVRIAMPMLPDAWRRYAPVFLIVGLAGVLYGALVALAQDDVKRLVAYTSVNHMGYIVLALGAAGYATGDADARRLAVTGAVTQMVSHGLVTGALFLLCGVLYDRAGSYDLGRFGGIARGAPVFAALTAVAAFASLGLPGLSGFVAEFQIFAGTIGSGTAATAVTGALAVLGILVTAALFLRVLHRAVLGPPGELTPLVTDVRRPELAALVPLLALSLVIGVAPRVLLDTIEPLSAAVVALVGR, from the coding sequence ATGCTGAATCTGGTGATCTTCCTCCCGCTGGCGGTGGCGCTCGCGCTGCCCGCCGTCCCGCGCCGCGCGGTCCCCTGGGCGTGGATCGGCGCCTGCGTCCTGGACCTCGCGCTCGTCATCGGGATGTGGGCGGCGCACGGCACCGGCGGCGGCGTCGCGTACGAGACGAACGTGCGGTGGATCCCGTCCGTCCGAGCCGGCTACCACGTCGGCGTGGACGGCCTGTCGCTGCCGCTGCTGGCCCTGACCGCCGTCCTGTTCGCCGCGTGCGCCGTGTACTCGCTGCGGCAGACCCACCGGGTGCGGGCGTTCGCGATCCTGTTCCTCTTCCTGGAGACCGTCTGCCTGGGCCTGTTCGCGGCCCTCGACCTGCTGCTGTTCTTCGTCTTCTTCGACCTGTCGATCGTCGGCATGTACTTCGTGATCCTGCTGTGGGGGCACGGCGACCGGACGAGGTCGGCGCTCCAGTTCTTCCTCTACACGTTCCTCGGGTCGCTCGTCCTGCTGCTCGGATTCATCGGCCTCTACCTCGGCGCCGACCCCCACACGTTCGACATGGTCGAGCTGACTCGGACCCCGCCGCTGAGCGGCGGCCCGGCGGGGCTGACGCTCCTCGCCGTCGGGATCGGCCTCGGCATCAAGACCCCGGTCGTGCCGTTCCACACCTGGCTGCCGCCCGCCCACACCGACGCGCCCGCCGCCGGGTCGGCGATCCTCGCCGGGGTCATGCTGAAGATGGGCACCTACGGCCTCGTCCGCATCGCGATGCCGATGCTGCCCGACGCCTGGCGGCGCTACGCCCCGGTGTTCCTGATCGTCGGGCTGGCCGGCGTCCTGTACGGGGCGCTGGTCGCGCTGGCGCAGGACGACGTCAAGCGCCTGGTCGCCTACACGTCGGTCAACCACATGGGCTACATCGTCCTCGCGCTGGGCGCGGCCGGGTACGCCACCGGCGACGCCGACGCGCGGCGGCTCGCCGTGACCGGCGCGGTCACGCAGATGGTCAGCCACGGCCTCGTCACCGGCGCGCTGTTCCTGCTGTGCGGCGTCCTGTACGACCGGGCCGGCAGCTACGACCTCGGGCGGTTCGGCGGCATCGCGCGCGGCGCGCCCGTCTTCGCCGCGCTGACCGCGGTGGCCGCGTTCGCCTCGCTCGGGCTGCCGGGCCTGTCCGGGTTCGTCGCCGAGTTCCAGATCTTCGCCGGGACGATCGGGAGCGGCACGGCGGCGACGGCGGTCACCGGCGCGCTGGCCGTCCTCGGCATCCTCGTCACGGCCGCGCTGTTCCTGCGCGTCCTGCACCGCGCCGTGCTCGGGCCGCCCGGGGAGCTGACCCCGCTCGTCACCGACGTGCGCCGCCCCGAACTGGCCGCGCTCGTCCCGCTGCTGGCCCTGTCGCTGGTCATCGGTGTCGCGCCGCGCGTGCTGCTCGACACGATCGAGCCGCTGTCGGCGGCCGTCGTCGCGCTGGTGGGCCGCTGA
- a CDS encoding DUF202 domain-containing protein — protein sequence MKLRDPGAQPERTALAWSRTTLALIGAGLLCVRLAPSAPGTVLAAAVVCGGAALMLRRTRRSFHARRALPSGAGAADPVSIMITTGLAMLLAGVAAVLAF from the coding sequence GTGAAACTCCGGGACCCGGGCGCGCAGCCGGAGCGGACGGCGCTGGCGTGGTCGCGCACCACCCTGGCCCTGATCGGCGCGGGGCTGTTGTGCGTGCGGCTCGCCCCCTCGGCTCCGGGCACCGTCCTCGCGGCGGCGGTCGTGTGCGGCGGGGCCGCGCTGATGCTGCGCCGCACCCGCAGGAGCTTCCACGCGCGGCGCGCCCTGCCCTCCGGAGCGGGCGCGGCCGACCCGGTCTCCATCATGATCACGACCGGTCTGGCGATGCTGCTGGCGGGAGTCGCCGCCGTCCTCGCCTTCTGA
- the nuoK gene encoding NADH-quinone oxidoreductase subunit NuoK: MTLEGFLLLAAALFCVGLFGALSQQSIVMLMMGLELMINGIVVAGAAFWFWVSPGRADGQVLVLVAITVMALEMAMGFAVVTALFRARDVDMTDDAGDLRG, encoded by the coding sequence ATGACGCTGGAGGGGTTCCTGCTGCTCGCCGCCGCGCTGTTCTGCGTGGGCCTGTTCGGGGCGCTGTCGCAGCAGTCGATCGTGATGCTGATGATGGGCCTCGAACTCATGATCAACGGGATCGTGGTCGCCGGGGCCGCGTTCTGGTTCTGGGTGTCGCCCGGCAGGGCGGACGGGCAGGTGCTCGTCCTCGTCGCGATCACGGTGATGGCGCTGGAGATGGCGATGGGGTTCGCCGTCGTCACCGCCCTGTTCCGGGCCCGCGACGTGGACATGACCGACGACGCGGGGGACCTCAGGGGATGA
- a CDS encoding complex I subunit 1 family protein, giving the protein MVEVLVLGVLAVAAASFGGALAGRPAEPFREAARLLTTQRRVTARADVLLARIGVVSLPVAAALAALVVPFGDRVAVGTRVGVVWFNAMEVVAWGSVWLAGWGVNSAFGLVGGYRFLVQGLAYELPHMFALVTASLAAHSLDLRAIGHAQEGLWFAVWMPVAFAVYLVSAAAMAFWGPFDHPVGDDLAGGVLLELSGPDRLVFLAGRYGLLAAASAVAVPLFLGGGAGPLLPAWLWSLLKTCAVLALLVWTRRRLPVLRMDRAMTVAWTVLIPASVLQALVVAIVVV; this is encoded by the coding sequence ATGGTTGAGGTGCTGGTCCTCGGCGTCCTCGCGGTGGCGGCGGCGTCGTTCGGCGGCGCGCTCGCCGGGCGTCCGGCCGAGCCGTTCCGCGAGGCCGCGCGGCTGCTGACGACGCAGCGGCGCGTCACGGCCAGGGCGGACGTGCTGCTCGCCAGGATCGGGGTCGTGTCGCTGCCGGTGGCGGCGGCGCTGGCGGCGCTCGTGGTGCCGTTCGGCGACCGCGTCGCGGTCGGGACGCGGGTCGGCGTCGTCTGGTTCAACGCGATGGAGGTCGTCGCCTGGGGGTCGGTGTGGCTCGCGGGCTGGGGCGTCAACTCGGCGTTCGGGCTGGTCGGCGGGTACCGGTTCCTCGTGCAGGGGCTCGCCTACGAGCTCCCGCACATGTTCGCGCTCGTCACCGCCTCGCTCGCCGCGCATTCGCTCGACCTGCGCGCCATCGGGCACGCGCAGGAGGGTCTGTGGTTCGCGGTCTGGATGCCGGTCGCCTTCGCCGTCTACCTGGTGTCGGCGGCGGCGATGGCGTTCTGGGGGCCGTTCGACCATCCCGTCGGCGACGACCTTGCCGGGGGCGTCCTGCTCGAACTGTCCGGTCCTGACCGCCTCGTGTTCCTGGCGGGACGCTACGGGCTGCTGGCCGCGGCCTCGGCCGTCGCCGTCCCGCTGTTCCTCGGCGGCGGCGCGGGTCCGCTGCTGCCGGCTTGGCTGTGGTCGCTGCTGAAGACGTGCGCCGTCCTGGCGCTGCTGGTCTGGACGCGCCGGCGCCTGCCGGTGCTGCGCATGGACCGTGCCATGACCGTGGCGTGGACGGTCCTGATCCCGGCCTCGGTCCTGCAGGCGCTCGTCGTCGCGATCGTCGTGGTGTGA
- a CDS encoding NAD(P)-binding domain-containing protein encodes MTRIAFLGLGRMGVPMARRLAAAGHDLTVWNRTPSRAAPLAEAGAAVRGTPAEAARDRELVVTMLTDAAAVEAVLFGPDGAAAALPPGALVADMSTIGPAAVHRVRSRLPEGIGYVDAPVSGSLPQAEAGELVILAGAEPDDLARCAGALAVLGEVRHVGPPGSGASLKLVVNSALVGNFAVLGEALALADRLGVDPGLALDALGRTSPQARRLKEHTGGDAPRFTLALAAKDLGLALDGSPPAGVLPAVRARTDAALAAGLGGHDLVSLTDHIRRTPPMRVTLGNPGTVPAPPNPAYSHTAYVTQGPMLYVSGQIALGEDGAIDKPGDMTRQSEVIMSLLERILAAHGAGFGDVVNIRTFVTDLDRLREYGDVRRRYFTGTPPTSTTVEVSRLFHPDALLEVEIVAAVP; translated from the coding sequence ATGACACGAATCGCCTTTCTCGGACTGGGACGCATGGGCGTCCCGATGGCCCGGCGCCTCGCCGCCGCCGGGCACGACCTGACCGTATGGAACCGCACTCCCTCCCGGGCCGCGCCGCTCGCGGAGGCGGGCGCCGCCGTCCGCGGCACGCCCGCCGAGGCGGCCCGGGACCGCGAGCTGGTCGTCACGATGCTCACCGACGCGGCCGCCGTCGAGGCCGTGCTGTTCGGCCCGGACGGCGCCGCCGCGGCCCTGCCGCCCGGCGCCCTGGTCGCCGACATGTCGACGATCGGCCCGGCCGCCGTCCACCGCGTCCGGAGCCGGCTCCCCGAGGGGATCGGGTACGTCGACGCGCCGGTCTCCGGCAGCCTCCCGCAGGCGGAGGCGGGCGAGCTGGTGATCCTCGCCGGCGCCGAGCCGGACGATCTCGCCCGCTGCGCCGGCGCCCTCGCCGTCCTCGGGGAGGTCCGGCACGTCGGGCCGCCCGGCTCGGGCGCCTCGCTCAAGCTGGTGGTGAACAGCGCGCTCGTCGGGAACTTCGCCGTTCTCGGCGAGGCGCTGGCCCTGGCCGACCGGCTGGGCGTCGACCCGGGCCTCGCCCTGGACGCCCTCGGGCGCACCAGCCCTCAGGCCCGCCGCCTCAAGGAGCACACCGGCGGCGACGCGCCGCGCTTCACGCTCGCTCTGGCGGCCAAAGACCTCGGCCTCGCCCTGGACGGCTCCCCGCCCGCGGGCGTCCTGCCCGCCGTGCGGGCCCGGACGGACGCCGCGCTCGCCGCCGGGCTCGGCGGCCACGACCTCGTCTCCCTCACCGACCACATCAGGAGGACCCCGCCCATGCGCGTGACGCTCGGCAACCCCGGCACCGTCCCGGCTCCGCCCAACCCGGCCTACTCCCACACCGCCTACGTGACGCAGGGCCCGATGCTGTACGTGTCGGGGCAGATCGCCCTCGGCGAGGACGGCGCGATCGACAAGCCCGGCGACATGACCCGCCAGTCGGAGGTGATCATGTCGCTGCTGGAGCGGATCCTCGCCGCGCACGGGGCCGGGTTCGGGGACGTGGTCAACATCCGGACGTTCGTCACCGATCTGGACCGGCTCCGCGAGTACGGCGACGTCCGCAGGCGGTACTTCACGGGCACGCCGCCGACCAGCACGACCGTCGAGGTGTCCCGGCTCTTCCACCCCGACGCCCTGCTGGAGGTGGAGATCGTCGCGGCCGTCCCCTAG
- a CDS encoding NUDIX hydrolase encodes MEDLDVVAWIQVSDGRMLAVRSRGRDLLYLPGGKREPGEDDWSALSREVREELDLELDRTSFRELGVIRAPAHDQPDFAHVRMACFTAAYRGAMAAAGEVDEYVYVGRGDRHLLAPAAQAALDLAERHGMLA; translated from the coding sequence GTGGAAGATCTTGACGTGGTCGCGTGGATCCAGGTGTCGGACGGCCGGATGCTCGCCGTCCGGTCCCGTGGCCGCGACCTGCTGTACCTGCCCGGCGGGAAACGGGAGCCGGGCGAGGACGACTGGTCGGCCCTGTCCCGGGAGGTCCGCGAAGAGCTGGATCTGGAGCTGGACCGGACGTCCTTCCGGGAACTGGGCGTGATCCGGGCCCCGGCCCACGACCAGCCCGACTTCGCCCACGTCCGCATGGCCTGCTTCACCGCCGCCTACCGGGGCGCGATGGCGGCGGCCGGCGAGGTGGACGAGTACGTCTACGTCGGGCGCGGCGACCGGCACCTGCTCGCGCCGGCCGCGCAGGCCGCCCTCGACCTCGCCGAGCGGCACGGCATGCTCGCCTGA
- a CDS encoding LysR family transcriptional regulator gives MRAEALDPVLLRTFVAVADLGSFTAAAAAEGYTQSAVSRQVAALEDVCGVELFARGARGVRPTPAGEYLLPHARALLDRLADTARALDGLRRLDTGTLRLGAFATANAVLVPRALARFRARHPGVLPLLREGTTERLLPMLEAGDLDIALVSTHKVPSIAADGLVALLDDALLVALPSGHRLAARERVPLGELADEPWIVADDPAAIAALHARCEAAGFVPRTPLRVAEWISKLGLVAEGFGVTLVPALAASAMARDGVVLRAVASGRSRRAVYAAVGRHARRSPPVTAFLADLREVAAELGPGAERPRPEGGEPRPEGGEHRP, from the coding sequence GTGCGCGCCGAAGCCCTCGACCCCGTCCTGCTGCGGACCTTCGTCGCCGTCGCCGACCTGGGCTCCTTCACCGCCGCGGCGGCCGCGGAGGGCTACACGCAGTCCGCCGTCTCGCGGCAGGTCGCGGCGCTGGAGGACGTCTGCGGGGTGGAGTTGTTCGCGCGCGGCGCCCGCGGCGTGCGGCCGACGCCCGCCGGGGAGTACCTGCTCCCGCACGCGCGCGCCCTCCTCGACCGGCTCGCCGACACCGCCCGCGCCCTCGACGGGCTGCGCCGGCTCGACACCGGGACCCTGCGGCTCGGCGCGTTCGCCACCGCCAACGCCGTGCTCGTCCCGCGCGCGCTCGCCCGGTTCCGTGCCCGGCACCCGGGCGTCCTGCCGCTGCTGCGCGAGGGCACGACCGAGCGCCTGCTGCCGATGCTGGAGGCGGGCGACCTCGACATCGCGCTGGTCAGCACGCACAAGGTCCCCTCGATCGCCGCCGACGGCCTGGTGGCCCTGCTCGACGACGCGCTGCTCGTCGCGCTGCCGTCCGGCCACCGGCTCGCCGCGCGCGAGCGCGTCCCGCTCGGGGAGCTGGCGGACGAGCCGTGGATCGTGGCCGACGACCCGGCGGCGATCGCGGCGCTCCACGCCCGCTGCGAGGCGGCCGGGTTCGTGCCGCGCACACCGCTGCGGGTCGCCGAGTGGATCTCCAAGCTGGGGCTGGTCGCCGAGGGGTTCGGCGTCACGCTCGTCCCGGCGCTGGCGGCCTCCGCCATGGCGCGGGACGGCGTCGTGCTGCGCGCCGTGGCGTCCGGCCGGTCCCGCCGCGCCGTCTACGCGGCGGTGGGCCGGCACGCGCGCAGGTCCCCGCCCGTCACCGCGTTCCTCGCGGACCTGCGGGAGGTGGCCGCCGAGCTCGGCCCCGGGGCAGAGCGGCCGCGCCCCGAGGGAGGGGAGCCGCGCCCCGAGGGCGGGGAGCACCGGCCCTAG
- a CDS encoding YidH family protein, whose amino-acid sequence MTATTPPGSSGGRWTDRLLAEGDDPDPRFSMANERTFLAWIRTALALIAGGIGLALARDLIDSPLRQVLAVGFAAGGALVAVLAFRRWLRTERALRRSETLPPPALAPVISYGLAGAAIVLLVALLVTR is encoded by the coding sequence ATGACCGCGACAACGCCTCCGGGCTCCTCCGGCGGCAGGTGGACCGACCGCCTGCTCGCCGAGGGCGACGACCCCGATCCGCGCTTCTCCATGGCCAACGAGCGCACGTTCCTGGCCTGGATCCGCACGGCGCTGGCGCTGATCGCGGGCGGCATCGGCCTCGCCCTGGCCCGTGACCTGATCGACTCGCCGCTGCGGCAGGTGCTCGCGGTCGGCTTCGCCGCGGGCGGCGCCCTCGTCGCGGTGCTGGCGTTCCGCCGGTGGCTGCGCACCGAGCGCGCCCTGCGCCGCTCCGAGACGCTGCCGCCGCCCGCGCTGGCCCCGGTCATCTCCTACGGGCTGGCGGGCGCCGCGATCGTCCTGCTGGTGGCGCTGCTGGTCACCCGGTGA